CGTCGTCCGCCGCCGGACGACGCTCCTGATCGCGCACCGGCTTTCGTCGCTTCGCGACGCCGACGAGATCGTCGTTCTCGACGAGGGGCGCATCGTCGAG
The DNA window shown above is from Thermoanaerobaculia bacterium and carries:
- a CDS encoding metal ABC transporter permease → VVRRRTTLLIAHRLSSLRDADEIVVLDEGRIVERGTHAELVESGGVYSAMWDRQRLEEEVESA